The nucleotide window ATACTTTATTGTGAACTATAATCATCATTGGATTATAGAACGATTGGGATATCAATCCCCGGTTTGTTACCGTGAGAATCAGGAAAAATTAGGCTTAAAAATTGCTTGATTAATTGGGGCCAATACAGTACCAACGAAACGGGGGAATACTTAGAAATGACTCTTCCTGTCGGGAATTTCACCGAGCTTCAGGGGAAAGTACTTCGTTACGGCGCAAAGGCAAGAATAATTGCGCCGCCGGAAATAAAACAAGCGTGTGAGAACGAGATACGTGAGATGGCAAAGCTGATAAAATGACCATTTCATTATCTTAAGATTACCCTCCGGCTTTCAACATTTATCCATAATCACAATCAGTGTATTAACTGTCAGGTAATAACCGTATCTGCAAAAACTTACGCTATAGTATATTGACATATATTCATTTTGTTAATAACATATTTAATCAGAAACAGGATTGGTATTTTAAGAGATGATTCTGGCGCTTTATGATTTCATTTTTTACTAGTAAACTAATATCGGGGGTAAAAATAATGAAACATTCGGTATTCATCTTTCTATTACTTTTTGTGAATTCATTATACCCCACAGAAATAAACCCAAAAGCCGAACGAGGAGTCATCGACTTCATTCAATTTGATTTTGCTAAATATGGATCACAACAATTGAATGGAGAATGGGAAGTATTCCCGTCGAAACTTTTAACACCGGAAACATATTCTACAAACCAATCGAAACCGTTTTATTATCAGATGCCTGGTATTTGGAATGGAAAAACTTTAGGAAATATTCCATTTCAAAATTTTGGATATGCAACCTTCGTTTTACATGTAAGAATCAGTAATACTAATCAACTTCTTGGTATTTCTGCCAGTGAAATTTTTACTTCTTATAAATTATGGATAGATAACAAATTACTTCTTTCAAACGGTATAGTATCGGATAACCCGGCAACTTATCAACCAAATATGCTATCAATGGTAGGATTTTTTTCTCCAAAATCCACTAATATTTGTATTATACTACAGATTGCCAACTTTCAACATAATCATGGAGGTATTCAGAGTCCTATAAAAATGGGATTATCCCATCAAATTTCTAATGAAAATAAACATAAAGAAAACACGGATATGTTCTTATTTGGTGTTTTACTTATCATGGGTCTCTATCATTTGGGTCTTTATTCTCAGAGACTCTCAGATAAATCATCATTATATTTTGGATTGTTTTGTTTGGTCGAGGCAATCCGGACAGTCACTGTAATTACTAGTCAAGTTTTATTTAGCCATATATTTTCTGAAATGCAATGGAGCTTGGCTATTAGGATAGAATATCTCACAATGCCTTTCGGAATTATACTATTCCATGGGTTTTTAGCTGCTCTTTTTAAGACAGAAAATTTAAAATGGTTAAAAAATGCTTTAGTAGCGATGAACTTATTGTATGCTTTGATTATTATTATATCACCTATATTTTTCTTCACTTCAATATTGATTTTCTATCATGGTATATTAGTATTATCTGGTTTCTACATGATGGTTGTTCTATTTCTAGCAATAAAACGAAAACGTGAAGGAGCAGCACTGATATTGTTGGGATTTTTTATATTATTTTTTAGTACGCTCAATGATATACTAAATGCGAATCTCATAATTAACACTGGATATTTTCTTTCTTCCGGAGTTTTTCTTTTTATTTTTCTTCAATCCTTTATCCTTTCAGTCCGTTTTTCCAGAGCGTTTCGAAAAGAGGAAATCCTCGCAAAAGAATTGGAAACTGCAAATGTATTACTGGAAGAGAAGGTTGTTGAAAGAACATCTGAGCTTACCCAAGAGAGAAATGAACTGAGAAAGAGAAACGAGCAAATGGAAAGTGAATTGGATATGGCTAGAAAAATACAACTCGCATTAATCCCTTCCTTAACCCCAAACCCCAATATTGCCAGTTACTATAAACCTATGGAAAAAGTGGGCGGAGATTTTTTTGATTTTATTATTTTTCCTGATAGCGATAAAATTGGGATATTTATTAGTGACGTCTCTGGACACGGCATTGCCGCTGCATTTATTACCTCAATGATAAAAAGTATTATTCTTCAAATAGCTCCCGTAATAGATAATCCCGCAGAATTTTTAACTCATTTAAATATGTCTATTATCAATCAAACTGACGGGAATTTTATTACTGCATTCTATGGTATCTATGATATAAACACACGCTGTTTCACATATTCAAATGCTGGGCACAATATGCCATACTTAATTGAAAATAATAAGATTAGTTTTCTCGGGTCAAATAATAAAAGTGTTCCGCTTGCTGTGTTGAGTAACGACGAAATGTTGATGATTGATAAAACGTATAAAAACTATGAAGTAATTCTTCATCACGGGAGCAAACTGCTTCTTTATACTGATGGTTTGGTGGAGACTGTGAATTATAATGATAAAGATATTAATTCTATGACTCCTGATTTTGAAACAAAATGTCTTACTTCGGTTATAAAAAACATTCAGGGTCTGCTTTGTGAAAACTTTATTTCCAAATTATACAACAGCCTTTGTAATTTCAGGGGAAATGAAGTTTTTGATGATGATGTTTGCATGATATGTTTGGATGTGATATAGCTGAAATGTACGAGAAATATTTTTAGAAAGTAAATCGTTTTCTACCTATATCTACAAAAAAACATTTTGATGATGGTTTATGTAATAAATACTGAGATTGAGATGTCAATACACAATATGTATCATTTACCCTCTTAAATGAGCCTGATTTCTATATAAATTTGGGGGCGCGCCTTAAATTTATATTATCATCCAAACCCGTTACCCCTATTCATCATAAGCGCAGGAAAATCCCGCGCTTTTTTATTGCTCTATTTTTCATGAATCATCTTATTGAATCACCCGTCGTAACATTGATTACCCGGTTGACGAAATATGATATCTGAGATATAGTAATGAGGCATTCGAACACGCATATTTGATTTATTCAAACAATTCGGCAAGAGAGGACAATGAGGCTTTTATTCACCGGGGACAGCATCACGCTTGGCCAGATCGGCTACAGCTACGTTAATCTGATCACAGAGAAACTTCAGGGCGCAAATATCGTCAATCTGGGTCTAGATGGTGATACGCTTTCAGGAATCATGAAACGCACTCTCTCTCATTTACACGAGACGAAGCATTACGATGCAATCGTTATCGCGGCCGGCCACAACGATATTATTCTTCCCTATTTCCATACCCTGGGTTTTATGCACCGTAAAATCGTAAAGACTCTCTCTAAACGTGGGAGTATCCCTGTACAAGATAGTGACGAGTTTGAATTGAAGTATTGTGATTTCATCGGGGGAATCCGAAAAGTAACACCATCGCCGATTATCATTACCACTCTTAGTTGCCTTAATGAGAATCCGAACTCTATGACAAATCGCAGACGAATAGAGTTTAACGAAAGAATCCTGGCAGTAGCGAAAAAATGCCGCACGGAACTGGCGGATGCAGGGATGTGTTTTGATGAAGTACTGCGGGATAAGACAACAACTGATTATTTTATGAATAATCTACTAAATACCTTTCTGTTTGATAAAAAGGCATGTGCCAAACCAAACGGAGCGGACCGTTTAAGTGAAAAACGGCATCTTAATTTGACCATCGACGGTGTCCATATCAATTCAACCGGAGCACAAATATACCGGGATGTGATCCTCCGAACCATGAAAGTAATGGGACTGTTTTATTGAAAAAGTAATATTAAGGGAGTATCGGATTTTATATAACTGGTTCAATGGATACTTACCCGTGCGTCGGTACGGCGCGCGTTGACGCCGTACCAATACCGTTATGGTCTATCCTGTGGCCTTGTCCTTGTTCTGTTTCTCCTTTCGTTCTTTTACGAATTCCTCAAAGCTCCTGAGCTTGTAGCCGGGTCCGGATCCCGCCTCGCCGCCAAAGCGCGCGATGTTCTTGGGATTACGGTATGCCTTGTTCCGGTAGATAGCCTCTTCCGAAGCGATCACGTCTGACGGCGGTTTTTGGCCGGGTTTACAGACAGGATACGTGCGCTTCATATTTTCGATGCACTCGTCGCTGAACCAGATGCGGCTCTCCTCCTGCTCATGCAGCCAGATCGGGTGCGTCCAGATATCGTTCCAACCAATCCCGTGGTATGCGCGAAGGATGCGTTCCCAAACAACCAGACGCCCCGGGTTCTTCTCCTTAGTACGCCGGATATTGTACTGGGTGATCGCGGGTGTGTCGCCTATCCACCGTTCGTCGTGCGGCGCGAACGAACAGTGCGCGTCGATCCAATCATGTACGATGTTCAGGAGCCGCGAATCCCAAATCCAGAGAATGGAATCCCATTCGGCAATCGATGGCGCAAACTCCCATTCGATACGCTGGCGCGCGATCTCGAATGCAAGGTTGTCGGCGATCCCGCATGGATTTTGCTTCGAAAGGTTCTCGTATGTTTTCAGTTGTTTTTCGTACATCCCGGTGCGCAGCTTGTCGCCCATCGCACGCGCGCACTCAAGCTGGAATTCCAGCGCGGGACGCTGTTCGCCGTTCTTCATGCGCTCGAAGATCATTTCCTCCTCACACATGCGCAGGAAGACGGGATAGGTGACGCCGGACTTTGCGATCTCGACCGCGCGCTTGACCGGCGGGAGCAGGTGTTCCATCGTCGGATCGTTCTTGAGCGTATTGTAGCTCTGTTCATAGGCGGCCAGCGATTTTCTGAGTAACTCATCGTCGTCCGGCGGCTTGGCGTTATTTGCGGCTTGCGCTGCCGAGCCCAACGCGCGCGAGTAGGCGTTACTGAAGGCGGTGTACAGGCCGTCAGTACTCAGTTTAACAGAATACGAGCTCAGGTCATCCATCGACTGCGCCAGGTCTTCCATTTTTGCCATAACACCCTTCATTTCGTCAACGTCCTTGCCCGTCAGTTTGCGATTGTCCACATCAGTAATCATATTGCGGAAGGGGTTGAGCATCGAATCAACCATAGATTTGTCGACCGGCATCACACACCTCCCAGATAACGTTTATGTTCTTCTATGCGTTGCCTGACAACGGCGTCGGGGGCAGGAATCTTGCGCCGATGCCGGTCTTCCCAGACTAATTCATAATTCATCTTCCAGTTCGGATCCCATTCACGCGCCCGAGGTAGGGTAACTTCCCTGAACACCTTTCGGTGCGATTCGAGGTCCTCCTGCGCGTGCTGCCTGCACTCCGATTTCCATGGCTCGCCGACTTCGATTGTAGTATTCTCTTCCATATTCTCGAGCCATGTGAAGTCAAAGTACAGGTTGCCTGCGAAGCCGTCCACCGCAAGCTCGAGGTTCATCTTGTTCATCAGGTTGTTAACGGCCTCGGTCAACTCGTACACGTTGGTGACCTTTTCCGCTGCCTCGATAATCATACGGCAGTACTTTACCTTGATCGGCTCGTTGATCTCTTTGTAGAACGCCATGCGCGCGGTCTCCTGATCCTTGACCAGCGCGATTGCGCACTTGAGAGGCAGGTCTCCCACTCTGGTTTTAAAATCCTCCAGTGTGGCGCACCCTTCGATGGCTGCCAGCATATCCAGCTCCGCCTTGTAGGAGAAAGGATACAGCGGGTTGTTTTCGTATTTCTTCACCCTGGCCCTGTAGTAAGCCAAGTAATCGGCGTGTCGCTGATCCATTGTTAACCTCCTTTCAATAATGAACGTGATAAGATACATCTGGTAAACGGTTCATTCGCCAACACCGGAAAAAGTATAATGACGGTTATAAAAAAACGCAAATGGAGAAATTTTTACTAATGTTGAAATTTTCGGTGTAATAGATAACATATGTATTAGTATTTGACAATATCCCATAATAAGAATAGAATATACTAATTATTAGGGGGTTATCATGCGAAGATTTACAGTTTTTGGAATTCTAATCGTCATATCTAATATTTCTTTGTTCTCTCTTGATTCAGGTACCAACCTTAATAAACCATTAAACTATACTGAAAAATCGTTCCTTCTCGGCGTACTGAAGAATTCCTACGATGTTAAAAACCTTCAGCAGAAGAACGAAAGCTCTTACCAGAATGATATTGCGATTCTCGAACCGTATTCTCCCGCGCTGAAGGCCGGCTATACGTTTACCTATTTTACCAACGCCGCCGCGGAGCAGGTAGGACAGTTGTTCAATCATTCCGTATATGTAGGCATCAGTAAACTATTCGAAACAGGAACTGTTTTATCAGGCGAAGTCGGGACTGGATTCAGCAGTTCATCGGTGAAAAGCTATGAGTTTTCATTTGTGCTTTCCAAGCTGATCGAAACATACGCGGAAACCGGCGCGTCAGCGCCTTACTTAAAAGTAGGGGTGGTTCAGCCGTTATTGAAAGGGGGCTTCGGCAACTCACAACTCATGCTATCGATGGGTATCAATAAAAACATTCAGCAGATAAACCGTTTCGGTATAAAAATGGCTCTAGAACGGATTGCTTACGGCGCGCTTTTACAATATCATAAAATGCTTTTCGATATGGCGGTTTACCTGATCAATAAAAAATCCTTATCCAGCGCGAATTCGTTGTATAATAAGTACTACGAACGGTATAAGATAGGAGCTATCAGCGAAGGGGATTTATATAAACTGAAAAAACTAAAGAGCGATACGGAACTTGTGGTAAAAAAAGCGGAAGAATCGATTCTCTCCGATATCGCGGTTATCTCAATTATGCTGAATACCAATCTTACCAAGGATTCTATCAATCTGGAAGAATCCTTTTTAGCGGAGTCCGGCGATAATTCCAATTTTAATGTGGTTTACGCGGAAGCTGTCAATAATAAAAGCGATATTATTCAGGCGAAACTGGTCATGGAAAACTCAAAAACGTCGCAGAAAATCACCGATGCCGATGCGATGCCTCAACTCGACCTGGTGATGAATTACCAATACAGCGGATACAGCCATTCCTCCGATTTTTCTCAGGCGACCCAATGGGGGTTTCATGATTTCTTCGCCGGATTGACATTCTCCATACCGTTCGGGAGTCCGGCTAACGAGGCAAAGGCGCTGTCGAAACAGTACGAACTGAAGGCGGCGGAATTCGACCTCGAAGCAAAAAAAATGCAGTTAAAAATAGATTTAATCGACAGTATATCGGAAATCGGTTTACAGACGACTATCATTAAGGATTCTCAGGGTCTGATAGACATCAATAAAGTGATTGTCGCAAACGTACAAAAAGAGTTCGATGTGGGAAAGGTAGGCTCCCGGGAACTGCTCCTTGCGCAGGAAGACCTTCGTATCGCCCAGATCAAATATTTCATTGAGGTATTTAACTACAAACTGATGCTGCTCGATTTGCAATTAAAAAAAGGGTCGCTCCTGAAAACGTATGGTATTGAGCTGAAAGAAATATAATCTAGGGGGAGTATCATGAAGATTATCGAGTTCTTTATAAAACAGAACAAGATTATGAATCTGATCGTCGCGCTGATTGTCGGGGTCGGGGTGTATTTCTTTATCAACGGGCAGAAAGAGGCGTTCCCGACATTTACTGTGAACCAAATATATATCAATACGATTTATCCCGGCGCTAACGCAAAAACTATTGAGAATCAGGTCACTTACCCGATTGAAGAAAAGCTAAAGAATCTGTCAGGTATTCAAAAAATAGAATCATCTTCACGCGAGAATATTTCAAGTATTATTCTGACGGTCGACCCCGCGTTTGAAAACAAATTGAACGATATTAAGAGTGATGTACAGAACCAGATTGACGAAATTGTTTTTCCTGACGGTACCGAGAAACCCAAAGTCAATGTATTCGACGAAGGTCTGATACCTGTCATCAGGGTTCTGGTCGCGGGCGGTAAGGATGAATGGGCTCTTCGGATTGTCGCTAAGAAATTCCAGAAGGAAATCGAAGGTATCGGGGGCATCGGGGGTGTTTCCCTCCAAGGATACCGTGACGAGGAAATTATCATCGAATGCAATCCTGTTAAACTGAAAGAAAAGGGAATTTCCGTCGACGAGGTCATCAACGCTGTAAGGATGAAAAACGTCAGCGTACCGTCGGGAGAAGTCTACCAGAATGGAAAAACCTTTCTTATCAGGGTGGAAAGTTCGTTCACTACTCCCGATGAGATTGAAAATATAGTTATCCGTGCGAACGATGCCTATCAGGGCGTATATGTCAAAGATGTCGCTAAAGTCATCAAAGGCTTTAAAAAAGCGAGCACCTTTAACCACGCCAACGGACAAAAGGGGATCGAAGTACTGATTAAAAAGAATAAAAAAGGCGATACGATAAAAATATCCGATTCGGTAAATGAGGTTGTGAAAAAATACCAATCCCTTTTCCCGGATATGAAATTTGTCATATACAGCGATACGGCGGTATATGTGAAAAACAGGCTGTCAATTTTAGGCAATAACGCTTTTCTGGGACTGTTTTTTGTCGTGCTGATCCTGTTTATCTTTTTCGATTTTGCCACATCATTCTGGACGGTTCTGGGGATGCCGGTTGCATTCTGTACCGCGATCATCATTTCTAATTCTATGGGGATCAGTCTGAACCTCATGAGTATGTTCGGGTTTATCATAGTGGTGGGAATGATTGTGGATGATTCTATTGTGATCGCGGAAAACATCTATCAGAAAAAGGAACAAGGGTTATCCAACCTTGAGGCATGCGTACAGGGCACCCGCGAGGTCATCCTGCCTATTTTTGTTTCTATCCTGACTACAATCGCCGCATTTATGCCGCTCCTTTTAATCACGGGTACGATCGGAAAATTTTTCAGCGTAATACCGACAGTAGTAACAATAACCCTCATCGCGTCTCTGGCCGAAGCCTTGCTGGTACTACCGGGGCATTTGTTTCATATCAAATGGAAAAAGAAACAAGGCGAAACGGGTGCGTTGTCAAAGAAGTCCCAGATGTTTCGTTGGCTTCAGGTTAAATATTCCGCGTTTCTCGGAAATGTGCTGAAACATAAATTTATTTCGCTGGCTATTTTTCTGGTAGTTTCAGGAGCCCTGATGTATGTTTCGGTGATAAATGTCCCGTTCCAGTTCAATACCGGGCGTGTCGACGAATATGAAATCGTGATGGATCTGCCGCCGTCTTATTCACTGACGATGACCGATCAAGCTGTTTCAAATATCGAGGTATTCCTCCTTTCAAAATCCCCTACGATTGTACAGGATGTTGTCTCGGTAATCGGTCAGGAAAGCGCGGGGACATTCCTTGTGACCGGGGATAATAAAGCTACCATTCGAGTCATCCTGAATCCGGCGAGACCGGAGAATTTTAACGAGATAGAATTCCGGGATGAAATTATCGCGTTCGCGAAAACAAACTATCAGTTGGGAAACCTTGAGGTGAGGGCGATTGTGGCGGGGCCTCCCCCGAAGAAAGCGGTCGATGTGGTGTTGACCGGGGAGAATTTTAATGAAATACTTTCCGCGGCGGAATTAGTTAAAAGCTATGTCGCCACTCTCTCCAATACCGCGGATGTCCGGCTCGATTACCAGGAAGGTAAATCCGAGGTGTGGCTTGTGATTGACGAGCTAAAGGCGAAGTCGGTACAGTTGTCGCCCTCGCAGATCGCCGCGGCTATTCGTAACGTGTTCGACGGCGGGATTGCTACATCGATCAAAGAAAAGGGCGACGAAATAAAAGTTCGCGTCAAATACGATGCGATAAGCAGCGCTACCTATAAGACATTGAAAGAATTAAAGATAAAAAACTCGATGGGATATTCCATCGACTATAACTTTTTTGGCAGTCTTGAAACTAAAAAGGGTATTTCTGAAACCCGGCATTTTAATCTTGACCCGACTGTTTCAGTACTGGGAAATCTGAAAAATCCGTACGATAAATTCAATTCCTCAGCAACGATCAACCAGAAGATCAAGATGCAGTATAAGAACGGGATACCTGAATTTCCCGGGGTAAAGGTTCAGTATGGCGGGGAGGACGAAGACTCCGGCAGGACTGTCAGGGATATTTTATTCGCATACCTGATCGCATTCGTCCTGATCTTTATCCAACTGGTGGCGCTCTTTAAGCGTTATTCTCAGACCCTGATTGTCCTTCTTACCATACCCTTCGGCCTGATCGGGGCGTATTTCGGATTGTTCCTGAACGGGATGTCGCTGAGTTCGACCGCTATGATCGGGATTGTAGCCCTCAGCGGGGTAGTAGTGAATAGCGCGATCATTATGATCGACTATATCAACTCAAAACGGAAGGACGGACTATCCTCTCACGACGCGATCATCGAAGGGTCGGCAAAGCGGCTGCGCTCGGTTGTGATGACGACATTTACAACGATCGTGGGATTGGTACCGCTGGCGTACGGATGGGGCGGAAAGGAAGAATACCTGATGCCGCTCGGGGTTACGCTTGTCTTCGGTATCACATTCTCGACCCTGCTGACACTGATACTGGTGCCGGTATTGTATTCGATTTTAGAAGTGACCCTGAAGGAGACGTTACCCGAACGGGTCAGGAAGCTCGCGGGTAAGATATTTCCGAAGAAGGCTTAAACGCCTCCGTATAAAAGCTTTTCAGAAATATATAAAAATATGGTAGAAAGATAGATTGAATAAAACTTTTTATAGGGGTTTATTATGGGTTTCTCTTCTTATTCAGATATACTAATAGTCGGCGGGGGAATAGCCGGACTGACTGCCGCCGCATTTCTTTCAAAAGCGGGATTAAAAATTGAACTTTGCGAGAAGGAAAAAACCACCGGCGGATTGGTTAATTCATTTAATCATAATGGGTTTGTTTTCGACGGCGGAATACGCTCGATAGAAAATTCCGGGATAGTATTTCCCATGCTGAAACAGTTAGGAATTGAAATAGAATTCCTACCCAGTGAAGTATCTATCGGTATCGGAAAAGACGTTATAAAGGTGTTATCCAAGGATAGCCTAGAAGATTATCATCAACTCCTTAATAAAACATTTCCGGGGAACATAAAAGATGTTTCAGCGATCATTCAAGAAATCAGGAAGATTATGGGATATATGGATATTCTGTATGGCATTGAGAATCCTCTTTTTATGGATTTAAAGAATAATCCGAAGTATGTTTTCAAGACCATTTTGCCGTGGGTTTTAAAATATATGCTAGTAATGCCAAAGATATCGAAATTGAATAATCCGGTTGACGAATACCTGACAAAGTTCTCGGATAATCAGGAACTAATCGATATCATCGCGCAGCATTTTTTCCAAAAAACGCCGACATTTTTCGCACTCAGCTATTTCAGTCTTTATCTGGATTATCGTTATCCTAAAGGGGGCACAGGAACTCTTACCTCGGAACTGGAAAAGTTCATTACCCGCAATGGCGGTATTATCAGAAAAGAAGTTGAAATTGTCGAAATCAATCCGCAAATTAATGAGGCGGCCGACATTCATGGAAATATTTACGGTTATAAAAAACTTCTTTGGGCGGCAGATCAAAAGAACCTGTATAACATCGTCGATTTGGAATCGTTTACCAATCAGAAGGCTGCGCGAAAAATTCAGGCAAGACAAGAATTGCTGAAGGATAAGATCGGGTGCGATTCAGTATTTACATTATATCTGACGGTTAATCTGGATAAATCTTATTTTTCCGATATTGCAAGCGCCCATTTATTCTATACACCTTACAAAATCGGATTATCAAAAATTCCGTTAAAGCAGATAATGAATTCCGATCTGAATGGACAAGCATCATTTATCAACAATAAACCGCAGATCAAGGAATGGCTGCAAAAATACCTTGAATTGACTACCTATGAAATTTCAATCCCCGTACTTCGGGATAATTCACTTGCCCCCGCCGGTAAAACAGGATTGATTGTTAGTACTCTGTTTGATTATTCTCTGATGGAACATATACAAAAAAACGGATGGTATGATGAGCTAAAGAAATTTATGGCAGATTGTATGGTAGATGTTTTGAACTCTACAATTTTCCCCGAATTAAAAAAATCGGTTATCGATAATTTTACATCATCCCCGTTAACATTAAAAAGGATTTCCGGTAATTCGGATGGCGCGATTACCGGATGGTCGTTTACCAATGAAACAATTCCCGCGGTGAATAAAATGATTAAGGTATCCAAGTCGGTTTTTACACCTATACCGGATACTTATCAGGCGGGGCAATGGACGTATAGTCCATCGGGGCTACCGATTTCTATTCTGACAGGGAAACTCGCGGCGGATAAAATCCTTAAAGACCTGAAGTAAGACCGGTTAGTTTCATACTGATATCCCAGATCATTTTTCCTGTTTCCCTATCCAGCGCGTGAGGAGCCGGTTTTTCATCAATCGTTAAATGGAAAAATCTCCCGCTAATTTCAGCCATTTCCGGCGAGGCGGCAAGATAATAAAGGGCTTCCCCGGAAATCACCGGGTTTTTTAGAAAATGCCAGATCACATGATGAAGAAACCACCTGTACAAAGGCCCGTTATTATTACCAATATTTGTTCTGACATCACCCGGATGCATAGCATTTATGGTAACTCCGGTTCCTTTCAGCATATCGGCAAATTCCCATGTGGTAAGAAGCTGGGCGGTCTTAGAGGCTCCATAACCCTTAAGGCCCGTATAATGATGATGTTTCCAATCCAGATCATTGATATTCACTCCATTAAATCGGTGCCCTTCAGAATTCACATGAATGATACGCGACGGAGCGTTTTCCTTCATTCTATCGAGCAGGAGATGGGTTAGGAGGAAAGTCGACAGATGATTCACGCAAAAAACCAATTCAAATCCAGCAGGCGTGTACTTTTTAGTTGTTGAATGCATTCCCGCTGAATTGATTAACACATCAATACGAGGATATTTATCGAGAAGTATCCCCGCGGCATTTCTGACATCATTTAAATCACTAAAATCAGCAGTCACTATATCGATAGTTACATGATGAGTTTTAGTCAGTTCCTCGCGAATAGGCTCTGCCTTC belongs to Brevinematales bacterium and includes:
- a CDS encoding SpoIIE family protein phosphatase, whose protein sequence is MKHSVFIFLLLFVNSLYPTEINPKAERGVIDFIQFDFAKYGSQQLNGEWEVFPSKLLTPETYSTNQSKPFYYQMPGIWNGKTLGNIPFQNFGYATFVLHVRISNTNQLLGISASEIFTSYKLWIDNKLLLSNGIVSDNPATYQPNMLSMVGFFSPKSTNICIILQIANFQHNHGGIQSPIKMGLSHQISNENKHKENTDMFLFGVLLIMGLYHLGLYSQRLSDKSSLYFGLFCLVEAIRTVTVITSQVLFSHIFSEMQWSLAIRIEYLTMPFGIILFHGFLAALFKTENLKWLKNALVAMNLLYALIIIISPIFFFTSILIFYHGILVLSGFYMMVVLFLAIKRKREGAALILLGFFILFFSTLNDILNANLIINTGYFLSSGVFLFIFLQSFILSVRFSRAFRKEEILAKELETANVLLEEKVVERTSELTQERNELRKRNEQMESELDMARKIQLALIPSLTPNPNIASYYKPMEKVGGDFFDFIIFPDSDKIGIFISDVSGHGIAAAFITSMIKSIILQIAPVIDNPAEFLTHLNMSIINQTDGNFITAFYGIYDINTRCFTYSNAGHNMPYLIENNKISFLGSNNKSVPLAVLSNDEMLMIDKTYKNYEVILHHGSKLLLYTDGLVETVNYNDKDINSMTPDFETKCLTSVIKNIQGLLCENFISKLYNSLCNFRGNEVFDDDVCMICLDVI
- a CDS encoding SGNH/GDSL hydrolase family protein, which gives rise to MRLLFTGDSITLGQIGYSYVNLITEKLQGANIVNLGLDGDTLSGIMKRTLSHLHETKHYDAIVIAAGHNDIILPYFHTLGFMHRKIVKTLSKRGSIPVQDSDEFELKYCDFIGGIRKVTPSPIIITTLSCLNENPNSMTNRRRIEFNERILAVAKKCRTELADAGMCFDEVLRDKTTTDYFMNNLLNTFLFDKKACAKPNGADRLSEKRHLNLTIDGVHINSTGAQIYRDVILRTMKVMGLFY
- a CDS encoding TolC family protein, whose translation is MRRFTVFGILIVISNISLFSLDSGTNLNKPLNYTEKSFLLGVLKNSYDVKNLQQKNESSYQNDIAILEPYSPALKAGYTFTYFTNAAAEQVGQLFNHSVYVGISKLFETGTVLSGEVGTGFSSSSVKSYEFSFVLSKLIETYAETGASAPYLKVGVVQPLLKGGFGNSQLMLSMGINKNIQQINRFGIKMALERIAYGALLQYHKMLFDMAVYLINKKSLSSANSLYNKYYERYKIGAISEGDLYKLKKLKSDTELVVKKAEESILSDIAVISIMLNTNLTKDSINLEESFLAESGDNSNFNVVYAEAVNNKSDIIQAKLVMENSKTSQKITDADAMPQLDLVMNYQYSGYSHSSDFSQATQWGFHDFFAGLTFSIPFGSPANEAKALSKQYELKAAEFDLEAKKMQLKIDLIDSISEIGLQTTIIKDSQGLIDINKVIVANVQKEFDVGKVGSRELLLAQEDLRIAQIKYFIEVFNYKLMLLDLQLKKGSLLKTYGIELKEI
- a CDS encoding efflux RND transporter permease subunit translates to MKIIEFFIKQNKIMNLIVALIVGVGVYFFINGQKEAFPTFTVNQIYINTIYPGANAKTIENQVTYPIEEKLKNLSGIQKIESSSRENISSIILTVDPAFENKLNDIKSDVQNQIDEIVFPDGTEKPKVNVFDEGLIPVIRVLVAGGKDEWALRIVAKKFQKEIEGIGGIGGVSLQGYRDEEIIIECNPVKLKEKGISVDEVINAVRMKNVSVPSGEVYQNGKTFLIRVESSFTTPDEIENIVIRANDAYQGVYVKDVAKVIKGFKKASTFNHANGQKGIEVLIKKNKKGDTIKISDSVNEVVKKYQSLFPDMKFVIYSDTAVYVKNRLSILGNNAFLGLFFVVLILFIFFDFATSFWTVLGMPVAFCTAIIISNSMGISLNLMSMFGFIIVVGMIVDDSIVIAENIYQKKEQGLSNLEACVQGTREVILPIFVSILTTIAAFMPLLLITGTIGKFFSVIPTVVTITLIASLAEALLVLPGHLFHIKWKKKQGETGALSKKSQMFRWLQVKYSAFLGNVLKHKFISLAIFLVVSGALMYVSVINVPFQFNTGRVDEYEIVMDLPPSYSLTMTDQAVSNIEVFLLSKSPTIVQDVVSVIGQESAGTFLVTGDNKATIRVILNPARPENFNEIEFRDEIIAFAKTNYQLGNLEVRAIVAGPPPKKAVDVVLTGENFNEILSAAELVKSYVATLSNTADVRLDYQEGKSEVWLVIDELKAKSVQLSPSQIAAAIRNVFDGGIATSIKEKGDEIKVRVKYDAISSATYKTLKELKIKNSMGYSIDYNFFGSLETKKGISETRHFNLDPTVSVLGNLKNPYDKFNSSATINQKIKMQYKNGIPEFPGVKVQYGGEDEDSGRTVRDILFAYLIAFVLIFIQLVALFKRYSQTLIVLLTIPFGLIGAYFGLFLNGMSLSSTAMIGIVALSGVVVNSAIIMIDYINSKRKDGLSSHDAIIEGSAKRLRSVVMTTFTTIVGLVPLAYGWGGKEEYLMPLGVTLVFGITFSTLLTLILVPVLYSILEVTLKETLPERVRKLAGKIFPKKA